In Pseudomonadota bacterium, the genomic stretch TCGAGGGCGCTGATGCGTTGAAGCGGTGCGAAGCTCATGAAGCCGAGTACCTCTCGGGTGCGTTGCTCGAGCTGCTTGCCGGCTGCTCGCTCGACGGCATCGATCTTGTTCAGCGCGATAACGATGGCGCGTCCTCGCTCGAGCGCGAAACCGGCGATCTTGGCGTCCTGTTCCGCCGCGCCACGTTCGGCGTCCACGACCAGCACGACGGCGTGGCTGCGTTCGATCGCCCGCAGCGCGTGCAGGATGCTGATGGCTTCCACGGGCTCTTTGACTGCGCGCCGGCGACGCATGCCCGCGGTGTCGGTCAGCAGGTAACGCCGGTCTCCCCAAACGAGCGGCGTGTCGACGCTGTCCACGGTGGTACCCGGCCGAGCGTCGACGATCTGACGCGGCTGGCCGAGCAGCCGGTTGACCAGCGAAGATTTACCCGCGTTGGGCCGGCCGACCACGGCGACGGCGGGGCCTGGCACCGCCTGCTCGCTCGGGGCCGGCGCCCGTTCGGGCAAGGCGCGTGCGATGGCTTCTTCGATCTCACCCAGCCCGTGTCCGTGCAAAGCGGACACGGCAACCACTTCGGGCATGCCGAAGCGGTACAGGTCCAACGCGGCGCCGCTTTGCGCAGGCGTGTCGACCTTGTTTGCGGCGTAGATCACCGGTCGCGTACTGCGTCGCAACAGAGCGATCGCCTCCCTGTCGGCAGCGGTTGCTCCCGTCCTCGAGTCGAGGACGCAGATCACCAGCGAGGCCTCGGACACCGCCAGCTCGACCTGCTCGGCGATGCTCTCGAACAGCGGATCGCCGGCTCCAGGGTCGAACCCTCCCGTATCGACCAGGAGGTAGCCGTGACCGAGCGCCTCGGCGGGTGCGTAGAGCCGGTCCCGCGTCACGCCGGGCGTGTCCTCGACGATCGCATTGCGGGTTGCAGCGAGCCGGTTGAACAAGGAGCTCTTGCCCACGTTGGGCCGGCCCACGATCGCCACCAGAGGGCGTCCGTGGGTCGAGGCGGGGTCGTGCTTGAATGCCTCCCCGGCCGCTTGCTTCATGCTGCCGGCTCCCCCGCCAATCGACGGACGCTCGCGGGATCGCGCCGCCAGTGTCGCGCAACCTTGACCCACAATCGCACAAACGCCCGCCGTTCGAGGAGCGCTTCGATCTCCTTGCGGGCGGCGATCCCGATGCGTTTGAGCTGCTGTCCCCGAACGCCGATCACGATCGCCTTGTGCGAGGCACGCTCCACATACAGCGTGGCGCTTATGCGCACGAGGTTGCCTCGCTCGAGGTATTTGTC encodes the following:
- the der gene encoding ribosome biogenesis GTPase Der, yielding MKQAAGEAFKHDPASTHGRPLVAIVGRPNVGKSSLFNRLAATRNAIVEDTPGVTRDRLYAPAEALGHGYLLVDTGGFDPGAGDPLFESIAEQVELAVSEASLVICVLDSRTGATAADREAIALLRRSTRPVIYAANKVDTPAQSGAALDLYRFGMPEVVAVSALHGHGLGEIEEAIARALPERAPAPSEQAVPGPAVAVVGRPNAGKSSLVNRLLGQPRQIVDARPGTTVDSVDTPLVWGDRRYLLTDTAGMRRRRAVKEPVEAISILHALRAIERSHAVVLVVDAERGAAEQDAKIAGFALERGRAIVIALNKIDAVERAAGKQLEQRTREVLGFMSFAPLQRISALEGSGVGGLMNLVAAVVQNHQKRVATAELNRFFEQVLQKHPPPTRRGRPVRIYYVSQVRTRPPTFVASTNRPDLVHFSYRRYVVNQLRARFGFEGTPIRVLYRKRGRRK